One Chloroflexota bacterium genomic window carries:
- a CDS encoding site-2 protease family protein yields the protein MLTFVVPLLVLSALMIAHELGHFVAAKLAKIRVEEFGLGFPPRLVRVAKRGETEYTINAIPFGAFVRMAGENEPGVEGGFADKSKWVRLAVLAAGPLMNLLMAAIFFAFAYMSGWPTVAETKHALVLRVENDSPAQAAGILAGDVIIQVDGIEVDSAASFSRYVSQRAGQEVVLTIRRGVGYLQVRVVPRIPIPPYQGALGVGITEETTRIALAYSPPLEALYLGAREVVNTLAFTLSLPALLLRQGLDPSLARPVGPVGIFQITGSAATQTAQTGWWFPILRLIGVLGVALGLTNLLPLPALDGGRILFIVIEAIRGKRVDPQKEGFVHWIGLVMLVLVMILITYQDIVSPVPQFQIPNPF from the coding sequence ATGCTGACGTTTGTGGTTCCACTGCTGGTTTTGAGCGCGCTGATGATCGCCCACGAGTTGGGGCACTTCGTGGCGGCAAAACTGGCGAAGATTCGGGTTGAGGAGTTCGGGCTTGGCTTCCCCCCGCGGCTGGTGCGGGTGGCCAAGCGCGGCGAGACGGAGTACACGATCAACGCCATCCCGTTCGGCGCGTTTGTGCGCATGGCGGGCGAGAACGAGCCGGGCGTTGAGGGCGGGTTCGCCGACAAGAGCAAGTGGGTGCGGCTGGCCGTGCTGGCCGCCGGGCCGCTGATGAACCTGCTCATGGCCGCGATCTTTTTCGCCTTTGCCTATATGAGCGGCTGGCCGACGGTGGCCGAGACGAAACACGCCCTCGTGCTGCGCGTGGAGAACGACTCGCCGGCGCAAGCCGCGGGCATCCTGGCCGGCGATGTCATCATCCAGGTGGACGGCATTGAGGTGGACAGCGCGGCGAGTTTCTCACGCTACGTGAGCCAGAGGGCGGGGCAGGAGGTCGTCCTGACCATCCGTCGCGGCGTGGGCTATCTGCAGGTGCGCGTGGTGCCCAGAATACCGATTCCGCCGTATCAGGGCGCCCTCGGGGTGGGCATCACGGAGGAGACGACGCGTATCGCGCTGGCCTATTCGCCACCGCTGGAGGCGCTGTACCTGGGCGCGCGCGAGGTGGTGAACACGCTCGCCTTCACGTTGAGCCTACCGGCGCTCCTGCTGCGCCAGGGGCTGGATCCGAGTCTGGCCCGACCGGTGGGGCCGGTGGGCATCTTCCAAATCACGGGGTCGGCGGCCACCCAGACGGCGCAGACCGGATGGTGGTTCCCGATCCTGCGGCTCATCGGCGTGCTCGGCGTGGCGCTGGGGCTGACCAACCTGCTGCCGCTGCCGGCGCTGGACGGCGGGCGCATCCTGTTCATCGTCATTGAGGCGATTCGCGGCAAGCGGGTGGACCCCCAGAAGGAAGGTTTCGTCCACTGGATCGGCCTGGTAATGCTGGTGCTCGTGATGATCCTGATCACGTACCAGGACATCGTGTCGCCGGTGCCGCAGTTTCAGATTCCCAATCCATTCTAG
- a CDS encoding zinc ribbon domain-containing protein yields the protein MKCPECGTRISRDNAICPSCGAVLRGRTPTVRCRVCGARVPRGVHICPQCGRPPTLRGRVSMLVLSILLGVALGVGVYIAGRGYLPDLRYRLGVLLIQESGMDGGPAPTLTPESTSGS from the coding sequence ATGAAGTGCCCGGAATGTGGGACCCGAATCTCGCGGGACAACGCCATCTGCCCGAGTTGCGGCGCGGTCTTGCGCGGGCGCACGCCGACGGTGCGCTGCCGGGTGTGCGGGGCGCGCGTGCCCAGAGGGGTACACATCTGCCCCCAGTGCGGGCGGCCGCCCACGCTGCGCGGGCGCGTGAGCATGTTGGTGCTATCCATTCTGCTGGGGGTGGCGTTGGGCGTCGGCGTGTACATCGCGGGGCGCGGCTACCTGCCCGACCTGCGGTACCGCCTGGGGGTCCTGCTGATACAGGAGTCGGGGATGGATGGAGGGCCTGCCCCGACCCTGACGCCCGAAAGCACATCCGGGTCATGA
- a CDS encoding aminoacyl-tRNA hydrolase produces the protein MYLVVGLGNPGPRYAKNRHNVGFQVVERLAARAGGTFGHHPGRALACRVVLAGVPVVLAKPQTFMNLSGGSVAALVHWYHVDPLKNLLVVYDDLDLPLGKIRLRPAGSAGGHKGLASIIEHLRTQNFARLRVGIGRPAYGEPHRYVLEDFTAEEWAVMDAAQERAADAVECFLSEGLAAAMNRFNGD, from the coding sequence GTGTATCTCGTTGTGGGGTTGGGGAATCCGGGCCCACGGTATGCGAAGAATCGGCATAACGTGGGCTTTCAGGTTGTGGAGCGGCTGGCCGCCCGTGCAGGGGGCACGTTCGGCCATCACCCCGGCAGGGCGCTGGCCTGCCGCGTGGTTTTGGCCGGCGTGCCGGTGGTGCTGGCGAAGCCGCAGACGTTCATGAACCTAAGCGGCGGGTCTGTGGCCGCGCTGGTTCACTGGTACCATGTGGACCCCCTCAAGAATCTCCTCGTCGTGTACGACGACCTGGACCTGCCGCTGGGGAAGATTCGCCTGCGACCGGCGGGCAGCGCGGGCGGCCACAAGGGGCTGGCATCCATCATTGAGCATTTGCGCACGCAGAACTTCGCGCGCCTGCGGGTGGGCATCGGACGGCCGGCGTATGGCGAGCCGCACCGCTACGTGCTGGAGGATTTCACCGCCGAGGAGTGGGCCGTGATGGACGCCGCGCAGGAGCGGGCGGCGGACGCGGTGGAGTGTTTCCTCAGCGAGGGCCTTGCGGCGGCGATGAACCGCTTCAACGGGGACTGA